Proteins encoded in a region of the Mycolicibacterium chitae genome:
- the hypF gene encoding carbamoyltransferase HypF — protein MSGPSARICRRRFTVVGVVQGVGFRPFVHRVATGLGLTGFVGNDSAAVFIEVQGPVAAVDEFAQRLVADAPPLATISELSAAELSAQDGDGSGCFYIVASQSAAGALTAIPPDIATCDACVRELFEPADRRYRHPFITCTDCGPRFTIIRELPYDRPATTMAGFRMCARCDAEYHDVTDRRFHAQPVACPDCGPTLWFQDGPNRTDGSDAAVTAAQRALAESRIVAIKGIGGYHVSCAAGDDAAVTALRRRKARGGKPFAILVRDLDVARRYAEIDDHEAAILSSRQRPIVLLRRRRDAPIADAVAPGNPWIGVLLPYTPVHHLLLAPAPGTAHRVLESIVLTSANRSDEPICYSAQDAAQRLPELSDAVLDHDRPIHVPCDDSVVRVVDGRELPIRRSRGFAPLPVDLGRDGPAVLAVGGELKNTFCLTDGRRAYCSAHIGDMGTLETLRAFEQSVGQMSTMRRSPTRLAADLHPSYLTRGWAERNAGARPLDLVQHHHAHVVSLLAEHGRLGEPIVGVAFDGTGFGTDGAVWGGEILALGTDSRRFTRVGHLAAVPMPGGDAAVRNPCRMALSHLWSAGIEWTPDLASVRALSSSELRLLNSQFGSGVGCVSCTSMGRLFDAVASLLGVRHTIEYEGQAAIELEYLAETAAPASASGAVPALALPVTANGILDPAPLIRDIVAQLRAGAGTAELAAAFHRAVAVAVTDIVAQVSVSGQLVGLTGGVFQNVLLLRACRSLLEGSGFEVLVHRTVPPNDGGLALGQAAVSVLTARDEQRAMIEEG, from the coding sequence GTGTCGGGGCCGTCTGCCCGGATCTGCCGGCGCCGTTTCACCGTCGTCGGTGTGGTGCAGGGTGTCGGGTTTCGCCCGTTCGTGCATCGGGTGGCCACCGGGCTGGGCCTGACCGGATTTGTCGGCAACGATTCGGCCGCGGTATTCATCGAGGTGCAGGGTCCGGTGGCCGCGGTCGACGAGTTCGCGCAGCGCCTCGTTGCCGACGCCCCGCCGCTGGCCACGATCAGCGAACTGTCCGCGGCCGAGTTGTCGGCGCAGGACGGTGACGGGTCCGGCTGCTTCTACATCGTCGCCAGCCAGTCCGCGGCCGGCGCCCTGACCGCGATTCCACCGGATATCGCGACGTGTGACGCCTGTGTCCGGGAGCTGTTCGAGCCGGCCGATCGTCGGTACCGGCATCCGTTCATCACCTGTACGGACTGCGGTCCGCGGTTCACCATCATCCGGGAGCTACCGTACGATCGCCCGGCCACCACGATGGCCGGGTTCCGCATGTGCGCACGATGCGACGCCGAGTACCACGATGTCACCGACCGGCGGTTCCATGCGCAACCGGTCGCCTGTCCGGACTGTGGTCCGACGCTGTGGTTCCAGGACGGCCCCAACCGTACGGACGGCTCGGATGCGGCCGTAACGGCGGCGCAGCGGGCGCTCGCCGAGAGTAGAATTGTCGCAATCAAAGGGATCGGCGGCTACCACGTGAGCTGCGCCGCCGGAGACGACGCAGCGGTGACTGCGTTGCGCCGCCGGAAGGCCCGTGGAGGCAAACCTTTCGCCATCCTGGTGCGAGATCTCGACGTTGCGCGACGATACGCGGAGATCGACGACCATGAGGCCGCAATTCTGTCCAGTCGGCAGCGACCGATCGTGCTGTTGCGCCGCCGCCGGGATGCGCCCATAGCGGATGCGGTGGCGCCGGGTAACCCGTGGATCGGCGTGCTGCTGCCCTACACGCCGGTGCACCATCTGCTGCTGGCACCCGCCCCGGGGACAGCGCACCGGGTTCTCGAGTCGATCGTCCTGACCAGCGCGAACCGCTCCGACGAGCCGATTTGCTACTCCGCCCAAGATGCGGCACAACGACTTCCGGAGCTGTCCGACGCGGTGCTCGACCACGACCGGCCGATCCATGTGCCGTGCGACGACTCGGTGGTTCGGGTGGTCGATGGGCGCGAACTGCCGATCCGCCGGTCCCGGGGCTTTGCCCCGCTGCCGGTAGATCTCGGCCGCGACGGGCCGGCCGTGCTCGCCGTGGGCGGGGAACTGAAGAACACCTTCTGCCTGACCGACGGCCGGCGCGCCTATTGTTCGGCGCATATCGGCGATATGGGCACATTGGAGACGCTGCGCGCGTTCGAGCAGTCGGTCGGTCAGATGTCCACCATGCGTCGGTCGCCGACTCGGCTGGCCGCCGACCTGCACCCGAGCTACCTGACTCGCGGCTGGGCCGAACGTAATGCCGGGGCGCGGCCCCTGGATCTGGTGCAGCATCACCACGCCCATGTCGTGTCGTTGTTGGCCGAGCATGGGCGGCTGGGCGAGCCGATCGTTGGAGTTGCCTTCGACGGCACCGGGTTTGGCACCGATGGCGCGGTATGGGGTGGCGAGATTCTGGCGCTGGGCACCGACAGCCGGCGTTTCACTCGGGTCGGTCATCTGGCCGCGGTACCGATGCCCGGCGGGGACGCGGCGGTGCGCAACCCGTGCCGGATGGCGTTGTCGCACCTGTGGTCGGCCGGGATCGAGTGGACTCCGGACCTGGCGTCGGTGCGCGCGCTGTCCAGCTCCGAACTACGTCTGCTGAACTCGCAGTTCGGCAGCGGAGTGGGATGCGTGTCCTGCACCAGCATGGGGCGGCTGTTCGACGCCGTCGCATCATTGCTCGGCGTGCGGCACACGATCGAGTACGAGGGGCAGGCCGCGATCGAACTCGAGTATCTGGCGGAAACTGCGGCACCGGCTTCGGCTTCAGGCGCCGTGCCGGCGTTGGCACTGCCGGTGACCGCCAACGGTATTCTTGATCCGGCCCCGCTGATCCGGGATATCGTGGCGCAGTTGCGCGCCGGGGCCGGTACGGCCGAACTGGCAGCCGCGTTCCACCGAGCCGTCGCTGTCGCTGTCACGGATATTGTTGCCCAGGTCAGTGTTTCAGGACAGTTGGTCGGACTTACTGGCGGAGTGTTCCAGAATGTGTTGCTGCTGCGCGCTTGCCGGAGTCTGTTGGAAGGGTCGGGGTTCGAAGTACTGGTACACCGGACCGTCCCGCCCAACGACGGTGGGCTGGCGCTGGGGCAGGCGGCGGTCTCGGTGCTCACCGCTCGGGATGAGCAGCGGGCCATGATCGAGGAGGGCTGA
- a CDS encoding NHL repeat-containing protein, with product MSRLVVRHNITGLRTRPAEVVDRTLAGGWSAEVWLGAPAPGGLALPPASPSMAWMYSPRGVFLGADHLVVADSGNHRVLVWQGIPVTDEQPADVVLGQPDGSTEGPAAGGRGPERGMHLPTGVLVHDGRLIVADAWHHRILVWDEVPHRSDVAPDHILGQPDSSAVQPNADGECSASSMYWPFGIAIVGGSFWVADTGNRRVLGWRRGVPEPGQPADVILGQPSAADRQENRGGVAGPASFRWPHAIAGRDDLLLIADAGNHRVLGWTPHPESDKPADLLIGQPDFASAAEWPYGPHTGDRFRFPYAVCLDSGAGDECFAVADTANNRILLWDGVPRDGRAADHVLAQPDFASNGENRWTSVQRDTLCWPYGMSLRGDRLAIADSGNNRVTVWRRT from the coding sequence ATGAGTCGGCTGGTCGTCCGACACAACATCACCGGATTGCGGACGCGACCGGCGGAGGTAGTAGACCGCACACTGGCCGGCGGCTGGTCCGCCGAGGTGTGGCTGGGAGCGCCCGCACCCGGCGGGCTTGCGCTGCCGCCGGCCAGCCCGAGCATGGCCTGGATGTATTCGCCGCGCGGTGTGTTCCTCGGGGCCGACCACCTGGTGGTCGCGGACTCGGGCAACCATCGCGTCCTGGTATGGCAGGGCATCCCGGTCACCGATGAGCAGCCGGCGGATGTTGTGCTGGGACAACCGGATGGATCGACCGAGGGCCCGGCGGCGGGAGGGCGCGGTCCCGAACGGGGGATGCACCTGCCGACCGGCGTATTGGTGCACGACGGACGATTGATCGTCGCCGATGCGTGGCACCACCGGATCCTGGTATGGGATGAGGTTCCACACCGTAGTGACGTCGCACCGGATCACATTCTGGGACAGCCGGATTCATCCGCGGTGCAGCCCAACGCCGATGGTGAGTGCTCGGCGTCGTCGATGTACTGGCCGTTTGGCATCGCGATCGTCGGCGGGTCGTTCTGGGTCGCCGACACCGGTAACCGTCGGGTGCTGGGGTGGCGCCGCGGCGTTCCCGAACCGGGGCAACCCGCCGATGTCATTCTCGGTCAACCCAGTGCCGCGGATCGCCAGGAGAACCGCGGCGGCGTGGCCGGGCCGGCCAGCTTCCGCTGGCCACACGCCATTGCCGGGCGAGATGACCTGCTGTTGATCGCCGATGCGGGCAATCACCGGGTGCTGGGCTGGACCCCGCACCCCGAATCCGACAAACCCGCGGACCTCCTCATCGGGCAACCCGATTTCGCCTCGGCCGCGGAATGGCCCTACGGCCCGCACACTGGTGACCGGTTCCGTTTCCCGTACGCGGTTTGTCTGGACAGCGGCGCCGGCGACGAATGCTTCGCCGTCGCCGATACGGCGAACAACCGAATACTGTTGTGGGACGGTGTGCCCCGCGATGGGCGAGCTGCCGATCATGTGCTGGCGCAGCCGGACTTCGCCTCCAATGGCGAGAATCGCTGGACCTCGGTGCAGCGTGACACGCTGTGCTGGCCGTACGGCATGTCGCTGCGGGGGGACCGGTTGGCCATCGCGGACTCCGGAAACAATCGCGTCACCGTCTGGCGGCGGACGTGA
- a CDS encoding NifU family protein gives MTTILEPTLEELAKRVDDAITALADLDPAARAVAEELKAALEAVHRAGLVTMVRRMRADDAARAVLFDLVDDPVVHLLLSLHEIVRPDPVTHANRVLVAVRPQLQSHGGDVTLVRIENGTAFVRLEGACNGCSMSSVTLRNLVEQALVEGVPAVSGVEVLPNEPSPTLIPLESLRIGPNPSLEGWADAGPVTDVPDGGLIGRSLVAESGEQAEVVIVSLERRLSAYRNECAHEGLPLDNALVDVNNGTLTCPWHGFCYDASSGECLSAPEAQLEPLPLRIDNGTVWIRVRE, from the coding sequence ATGACCACGATCCTCGAACCCACTCTGGAGGAGCTGGCCAAACGCGTCGACGACGCGATCACGGCGCTGGCCGACCTCGACCCCGCGGCGCGTGCCGTCGCCGAGGAACTCAAGGCAGCCCTCGAGGCCGTACACCGCGCGGGCCTGGTGACCATGGTCCGACGGATGCGCGCCGACGATGCCGCGCGGGCCGTGCTCTTCGACCTGGTCGATGACCCGGTGGTGCACCTGCTGCTATCGCTGCACGAGATCGTCCGCCCCGACCCCGTCACGCACGCGAATCGGGTGTTGGTCGCGGTGCGGCCACAATTACAAAGCCATGGCGGTGACGTCACGTTGGTGCGCATCGAAAACGGTACCGCGTTCGTCCGACTGGAGGGTGCCTGCAACGGCTGCTCGATGTCGTCGGTAACCCTGCGCAACCTGGTCGAGCAGGCGCTCGTCGAGGGCGTCCCGGCGGTATCCGGGGTCGAGGTGTTGCCCAATGAGCCCTCGCCCACGCTGATTCCGCTCGAATCACTACGGATCGGGCCGAACCCGTCGCTCGAGGGTTGGGCCGATGCGGGTCCGGTGACCGATGTGCCCGACGGCGGCCTGATAGGCCGCAGCCTGGTGGCCGAGTCCGGTGAACAGGCCGAGGTCGTCATCGTCAGCCTGGAACGGCGACTTTCGGCCTACCGCAACGAATGCGCGCACGAAGGGTTGCCGTTGGACAACGCACTCGTGGACGTCAACAACGGAACGTTGACCTGCCCGTGGCATGGATTCTGCTACGACGCATCGTCGGGGGAGTGCCTGAGTGCCCCCGAGGCGCAACTCGAGCCGTTGCCGCTGCGGATCGACAACGGAACCGTCTGGATCCGGGTGCGGGAATGA